Genomic DNA from Paenibacillus sp. KS-LC4:
CTTCACATCGCCAGTCAATACGCCTGCTTGAACAGCCGCGCCCAAAGCAACAACCTCATCCGGGTTAACGCCTTTGTGCGGTTCTTTGCCGATTAGTTTTTTAACCGCTTCTTGAACGGCAGGAATACGCGTCGAACCACCAACAAGAACGACTTTGTCGATTTGGCTTGCGGATAGACCGGAATCGCTCAGCGCTTGACGAGTTGGCTTCAGCGTGCGCTCTACGAGGTCAGCTGCCAGCTCTTCAAATTTTGCACGAGTCAGGTTCGTTTCCATATGCTGAGGAACACCATCTACCATAGTAATAAACGGCAGGGAAATCGTTGTCGACATAACGCCGGACAATTCTTTCTTCGCTTTTTCAGCAGCATCCTTCAAACGTTGTACAGCCGCTTTATCTTTGGAAAGGTCTGCGCCTTGCTCTTTTTTGAATTCAGCTACAAGGTGATCGATAATGACTTGGTCAAAATCGTCGCCGCCCAGCTTGTTGTCGCCGCTTGTTGCTTTAACTTCGAAGAAGCCATCGCCAAGCTCAAGGATCGATACGTCGAATGTACCGCCGCCAAGGTCATAAACAAGAATCGTTTGATCTTCTGTTTTCTCAAGGCCGTAAGCAAGAGCTGCTGCTGTCGGCTCGTTGACGATACGAAGAACTTCCAAACCTGCGATTTTACCAGCATCTTTTGTTGCTTGACGCTGGCTGTCGTTGAAGTAAGCAGGAACCGTAATAACGGCTTGCGTTACAGTTTGACCTAAGTAAGCTTCTGCATCGGACTTCAGCTTTTGCAAAATGATTGCGGAAATTTCTTGTGGCGAATAATCTTTGCCATCAATGCTTTCCTTATGGTTTGTACCAATATGACGCTTGATCGAAATAATCGTGCGGTCAGGGTTAGTGATCGCTTGGCGCTTCGCGCTTTCACCGACGATACGCTCGCCGTCTTTTTTGAAGCCAACGACCGAAGGGGTTGTACGGCTGCCTTCCGGGTTAGGAATAACGACAGCTTCGCCGCCCTCCATTACTGCAACGCAAGAGTTTGTTGTACCAAGGTCGATACCGATTACTTTACTCATCGTGAATTTCCTCCTTATAATGGTTCTTCATTTCAAGCCTTCTATTATCAAAGGAAAATATCGGTTAGCCGCTCACCTTAACCATTGCCGGACGGAGAACCTTCTCCTTCAGCATATAGCCTTTTTGAACTTCCTCCACAATAATTCCTTCTTCATATTCATCGGATTCCACCGTCATAATCGCCTGATGGAAGTCAGGGTTAAAAGCTTCTCCAACGACATTCATCGCCGTGAGACCTTCCTGCTCCAGCGTTTGTAGCAATTGGCGGAAAATCATGTCCACGCCTTTCGCAAGCGCCTCTACGTCACCATTAACGGAAACAGCTGCAGTAGCGCGATCGAAGTTGTCAACAACCGGCAGCAGCTCTGTAACGAGCTTCATCGACGCATAACGCGCCAGCTCTTCCCTTTCCTTAATGGAACGACGACGGAAGTTGTCAAAGTCCGCTTGTGTGCGAAGGTAGCGCTGCTGGCTCTCTTCAAGCTGCTTCTCAAGCTCTGCATAACGCGCATCCACTGCTTCAGCTTCTTCTTGTCCAGCTTCAGCCGTTTCTTGCGATTCGACAGTCTCGTCTGCCACTAGCTCCTCAACCACATCATTTTGTTGCTCTTTACTCACCCTATTCACCTCCTTCAAATGCCGCTAAAGCATAGCTTCATCATTTATACCAGCGGGCCAAAAATGCAGCCATATCCTTAGAAATCATATCCACCAAGCTCATTACCTTGCCATACTCCATCCGCGTGGGACCAAGAATGCCGATTGTACCGAGCGGCTGTCCGTCAACCGAATAAGAAGCGGTAATCAAGCTGCAGCTGGCAATCGCCAGATTATCATTTTCCGTCCCAATGCGCACTTGTATGCCTGAAGGCAAGGAGGAAAACATTTTCATCACAGCTGGCGTTTCTTCCAGCAAATCCAAAATCGTTTTTACCTTGTCAACATCTTTGAATTCCGGCTGCGTCAGCATGTTCGTCGTTCCACTTAGAAACAGGCGATGATCGTTATCCGGCTGCAACGCCTGATCCAGTACGCTCAGCACTTCCTCGCAATGATCAACGTAACGCTCAAGCTCCTGACCGACCTCAAGATAAAGCTTTGATTTCAAGCGAACTAACGGAATGCCGACAAGCTTCGTATTCAAAATATGGACGACCTTCTCCAGCTCCTCCATCTTCACCTCAGACGGCAGCGTAATCGTGCGATTCTCGACGCGCCCTGTATTGGTGACAATGATGGCAACCGCAGAACGCTCATCCAGCGGCACAAGGCTGAAATGCTTCAGCGATGTATTGAACAGCTCCGGTCCCAGCAAAATCGACGTGTAATTCGTCAGGCTGGATAATATAGATGCTGCATGCTGAATAACCTGCTCCATCTGGCTCATCTGCTCAGTGAAAAAAGAACGAACCTTCGTCATATCCGCATCATCGAGCTCTTCCATCCTCATGAGATGATCGACATAATAGCGGTAGCCTTTAGTAGAAGGAATCCGTCCTGCCGACGTATGCGGCTGCTCCAGAAAACCAAGCTCCTCCAAATCCGCCATTTCATTACGAATGGTAGCCGGGCTGAAGCCAACATCACCGCGCTTAGAAATACTGCGTGAACCGACCGGCTCGGCCGAGCGGATATAATCATCTACGATAGCTGTTAAAATCATTCGTTGTCTATCCGTCAACATGCGCATTCCCTCCAAGTCATCGGCTTTGTCATTAGCACTCGTCTTGATTGAGTGCTAATCGTTAATACAA
This window encodes:
- the dnaK gene encoding molecular chaperone DnaK, which translates into the protein MSKVIGIDLGTTNSCVAVMEGGEAVVIPNPEGSRTTPSVVGFKKDGERIVGESAKRQAITNPDRTIISIKRHIGTNHKESIDGKDYSPQEISAIILQKLKSDAEAYLGQTVTQAVITVPAYFNDSQRQATKDAGKIAGLEVLRIVNEPTAAALAYGLEKTEDQTILVYDLGGGTFDVSILELGDGFFEVKATSGDNKLGGDDFDQVIIDHLVAEFKKEQGADLSKDKAAVQRLKDAAEKAKKELSGVMSTTISLPFITMVDGVPQHMETNLTRAKFEELAADLVERTLKPTRQALSDSGLSASQIDKVVLVGGSTRIPAVQEAVKKLIGKEPHKGVNPDEVVALGAAVQAGVLTGDVKDVVLLDVTPLSLGIETAGGVFTKMIDRNTTIPTSKSQVFSTYADNQPGVEIHVLQGEREMAAGNKTLGRFTLSDIPLAPRGVPQIEVTFDIDANGIVNVSALDKGTGKSQKITITSSSGLSDEEIEKMMKDAELNAEEDRKRRELVEAKNNADQLVYSVDKTIKDLGDKVAPEEIEKANAAKEKVTASLATDNLEEIKAASDELTEIVQQLSVKLYEQAAGQPGAEGEQPEAAKGKDNVVDADYEVVDDKN
- the grpE gene encoding nucleotide exchange factor GrpE, which codes for MSKEQQNDVVEELVADETVESQETAEAGQEEAEAVDARYAELEKQLEESQQRYLRTQADFDNFRRRSIKEREELARYASMKLVTELLPVVDNFDRATAAVSVNGDVEALAKGVDMIFRQLLQTLEQEGLTAMNVVGEAFNPDFHQAIMTVESDEYEEGIIVEEVQKGYMLKEKVLRPAMVKVSG
- the hrcA gene encoding heat-inducible transcriptional repressor HrcA, which produces MLTDRQRMILTAIVDDYIRSAEPVGSRSISKRGDVGFSPATIRNEMADLEELGFLEQPHTSAGRIPSTKGYRYYVDHLMRMEELDDADMTKVRSFFTEQMSQMEQVIQHAASILSSLTNYTSILLGPELFNTSLKHFSLVPLDERSAVAIIVTNTGRVENRTITLPSEVKMEELEKVVHILNTKLVGIPLVRLKSKLYLEVGQELERYVDHCEEVLSVLDQALQPDNDHRLFLSGTTNMLTQPEFKDVDKVKTILDLLEETPAVMKMFSSLPSGIQVRIGTENDNLAIASCSLITASYSVDGQPLGTIGILGPTRMEYGKVMSLVDMISKDMAAFLARWYK